The following are encoded together in the Candidatus Poribacteria bacterium genome:
- a CDS encoding SMP-30/gluconolactonase/LRE family protein: MPNLNVSQTLACTIAAGLALAPALNGNAADSDPIIAPGAELTELFNDAHFTEGPTVAPDGTVYFSDITFTDQTDMQAGHIMRYNPETGETTVFRSPSGMSNGMEFDAQGRLVVAEGADFGGRRITRTDMETGKTEIIAGLYNGKPFNSPNDLAIDEQGRIYFTDPRYAGHEPVEQPIFGVYRIDPDGSIHLVVTDGGKPNGVAVSPDQKTLYVISHDNGAMGSNLPDDMEPHKGQMALLAYDLSPEGTATFRKVLVDYAPQDGPDGMVVDAEGNLWVAVRDETRPGVRVYTPDGEELAYVETPDKPTNVAFGHGKTNKTLYITAEHCLYSIQTTKEGYRLPQK; this comes from the coding sequence ATGCCGAATCTAAATGTTTCACAAACCCTCGCTTGCACTATTGCTGCAGGTCTCGCATTAGCACCTGCGTTGAATGGAAATGCTGCAGACAGCGACCCCATTATTGCACCGGGCGCGGAACTCACAGAACTCTTTAACGACGCACATTTCACAGAAGGACCCACCGTCGCCCCAGATGGCACAGTCTATTTCAGCGACATCACCTTCACAGATCAGACCGATATGCAAGCCGGACATATCATGAGATACAACCCGGAAACCGGTGAAACAACCGTTTTCCGTTCGCCGAGTGGGATGTCCAACGGTATGGAGTTTGACGCACAAGGTCGCTTGGTTGTTGCAGAAGGGGCTGATTTCGGGGGACGTAGGATTACCCGCACAGACATGGAAACCGGTAAAACTGAGATTATCGCCGGTCTCTATAACGGAAAACCTTTCAACTCACCGAACGATCTCGCGATTGATGAGCAAGGACGCATCTATTTCACGGACCCACGGTACGCCGGACACGAACCCGTCGAACAACCCATTTTTGGGGTCTATCGCATTGATCCTGACGGGTCTATTCATCTCGTTGTCACGGATGGCGGCAAACCGAACGGTGTAGCCGTCTCGCCGGACCAAAAGACCCTCTATGTCATCAGTCACGACAACGGCGCCATGGGTAGTAACCTCCCCGATGACATGGAACCCCATAAAGGACAGATGGCACTCCTCGCTTATGATCTCTCGCCGGAAGGCACCGCAACTTTCCGTAAAGTACTTGTTGATTACGCACCACAGGACGGGCCAGACGGTATGGTCGTCGATGCAGAGGGCAATCTCTGGGTGGCAGTGCGCGATGAAACCCGACCCGGCGTCCGCGTTTACACACCTGACGGTGAAGAACTCGCTTACGTCGAGACACCCGATAAACCCACCAATGTCGCATTTGGACACGGCAAAACGAACAAGACCCTCTACATCACAGCAGAACATTGCCTCTACAGCATCCAAACGACAAAAGAGGGGTATCGCCTACCACAGAAGTAG
- a CDS encoding amidase — translation MCETPLYFKTITEISEDIASKQLSPVEVTAAMLARIEQLDSRLHSYATVTAEQAMAAAQEAEQEINAGTYRGPLHGVPIAVKDLCFTKGIRTIGGVEVLAEHVPAFDGTVITRLAAAGAILLGKLNLTEGAMGGYNPNFDIPQNPWNPDRWTGSSSSGSGVATAAGLCFGSLGSDTGGSIRFPSAACGVVGLKPTWGRVSRYGVLALAESMDHVGPMTRSVADAGIMLAAIAGSDPNDPTSLPAPVPNMLERIGQDLRGVRIGFDEHYATHGIDVELAAAVRAGVATLSAQGAEIVEVKLPDVDEYVSVWPTLCATEAVVAHAAYYPLRRDAYGPWFQGWLDMGAKVTGAAYAKANNLRAACTGHLRRVFAEIDVLVCPSMSAPPHVVTPEVLYGPYDPRDREPKFQRFTVPFNYNGAPTLSVPCGMNSEGLPLSIQFVGKHLTEPLLCQVGQSYESATPWQDLHPDV, via the coding sequence ATGTGTGAAACACCACTTTATTTCAAAACTATTACTGAGATTTCGGAAGATATTGCTTCTAAGCAATTATCGCCTGTGGAAGTGACAGCTGCGATGCTGGCGCGCATTGAGCAGCTTGATAGTCGGTTGCACAGTTACGCCACGGTGACAGCAGAGCAGGCGATGGCTGCCGCACAAGAAGCGGAACAGGAAATTAACGCCGGAACGTATCGCGGTCCGCTTCACGGTGTTCCGATTGCGGTGAAAGACCTCTGCTTTACGAAGGGCATCCGGACAATAGGCGGGGTGGAGGTGCTTGCGGAGCATGTGCCTGCGTTTGATGGTACAGTCATCACAAGACTCGCTGCTGCGGGTGCAATCCTGCTCGGTAAGCTCAATCTGACGGAAGGCGCGATGGGGGGCTACAATCCGAATTTTGATATTCCCCAGAATCCGTGGAACCCCGATCGGTGGACGGGTTCGTCATCGAGCGGTTCTGGTGTTGCAACGGCGGCGGGGTTGTGTTTCGGTTCGCTCGGTAGCGATACAGGCGGTTCCATTCGCTTTCCGTCAGCGGCGTGTGGTGTTGTCGGATTAAAGCCGACGTGGGGGAGAGTGAGTCGTTACGGTGTGCTTGCACTCGCCGAATCGATGGATCATGTCGGACCGATGACGCGAAGTGTGGCTGATGCGGGGATTATGCTGGCGGCGATCGCTGGTTCTGACCCGAACGATCCGACTTCTCTGCCTGCCCCGGTGCCGAATATGCTTGAGCGAATTGGACAGGACCTCCGAGGTGTCCGCATCGGGTTTGATGAGCACTATGCGACGCACGGTATTGACGTTGAACTCGCTGCTGCGGTGCGCGCGGGTGTGGCAACCCTCTCGGCTCAAGGGGCTGAAATTGTTGAAGTTAAATTGCCTGACGTGGATGAATACGTCTCGGTGTGGCCCACGCTGTGTGCTACTGAGGCGGTGGTGGCACACGCGGCCTATTATCCCCTTCGACGGGATGCCTACGGGCCTTGGTTCCAAGGCTGGCTTGATATGGGTGCGAAGGTAACAGGGGCGGCATACGCGAAGGCGAACAATTTACGAGCTGCATGTACAGGGCATCTCAGACGGGTGTTTGCGGAGATTGATGTGTTGGTGTGTCCGTCGATGTCCGCCCCCCCACACGTTGTCACGCCAGAGGTATTATACGGACCGTATGACCCCCGGGACCGGGAACCGAAGTTCCAGCGGTTCACCGTGCCGTTCAACTACAACGGCGCGCCGACGCTATCTGTGCCGTGCGGCATGAACAGCGAAGGGCTACCGTTGAGTATCCAGTTTGTTGGGAAGCATTTGACAGAGCCGTTGTTGTGTCAGGTTGGTCAGTCTTATGAAAGCGCGACACCGTGGCAGGATCTTCATCCGGATGTTTAA
- a CDS encoding type II toxin-antitoxin system HicA family toxin, translating into MKRREFVRHLEKNGCEFFREGGNHTIYVNRQTRRVAPVPRHRELNRFLVRKICKNLEIPFP; encoded by the coding sequence ATGAAAAGGCGCGAGTTCGTTCGCCATCTTGAAAAGAATGGTTGTGAATTTTTTCGCGAAGGCGGCAACCATACTATTTATGTTAATCGCCAAACACGGCGTGTCGCACCTGTCCCAAGACACCGGGAATTGAACAGATTCTTAGTGCGGAAAATTTGTAAAAATTTGGAAATTCCGTTTCCATAA
- a CDS encoding sulfatase-like hydrolase/transferase, translated as MSTQGPNLLYIHSDQHDLYVTGCYGDPLVQTPHLDSLAAEGVVFDNVYCPSPICVPSRMSMLSGRYPHENGVWTNSHILDSGIPTFAHAMGAAGYQPVLIGRMHALGPDQLHGYAERLVGDHGPNYHGGGGVDHGELSGTAGSARVSLEKSGAGQSAYQVHDEDVTAATVDYLNRLGVQKRAGLLDTSFSISVGFMLPHQPFVARQEDYQLYEGQMTLPRNPEPFSETLHPYFQWWREKCGIVEVSDAEILRARAAYWALVTRMDVMIGQILTALRENGLDENTLILYSSDHGEQVGEHGLWWKQTFYEHSVKVPAILSWRGTLPEGVRCNRVVSALDLNATMLDALGAPALPHSRGRSTLPLLRDEDVQWEDTAFSEYCTDDGCYHRMVRDGEWKLNYYHGQPPQLFNLKEDPNELHDRAADPECRDILAELTQKVLDGWDPEQVAAQMAAKRADTQLLGRWGRNTQPADQYRWNLLPEMDYLD; from the coding sequence ATGTCCACGCAAGGTCCCAACCTACTCTATATCCACTCTGATCAGCATGACCTCTATGTAACCGGTTGTTATGGTGACCCATTGGTGCAAACCCCGCATCTTGATAGCCTTGCTGCCGAAGGGGTGGTTTTTGATAATGTCTATTGTCCGTCGCCAATCTGTGTGCCGTCTCGGATGTCGATGCTGAGCGGACGCTATCCTCATGAAAATGGCGTATGGACGAACAGCCATATCCTCGATTCTGGGATCCCGACTTTCGCACATGCGATGGGTGCAGCGGGGTATCAACCGGTGCTTATTGGACGGATGCATGCGTTGGGGCCGGATCAGCTGCACGGGTATGCGGAACGTCTCGTTGGGGATCACGGACCGAACTATCACGGTGGCGGCGGTGTCGATCACGGTGAACTTTCTGGAACTGCGGGATCCGCGCGTGTGAGTCTCGAAAAATCGGGCGCGGGACAGAGTGCGTATCAGGTTCACGATGAGGACGTGACGGCAGCGACGGTCGATTATCTCAATCGGCTCGGTGTCCAGAAACGGGCAGGGCTTTTGGATACGTCGTTTTCGATTTCGGTTGGGTTCATGTTGCCGCATCAGCCGTTTGTTGCGCGTCAGGAGGATTATCAACTTTACGAAGGACAGATGACGCTGCCGCGGAATCCTGAACCTTTTTCGGAGACGTTGCATCCGTACTTCCAATGGTGGCGTGAGAAGTGTGGTATCGTTGAGGTTTCCGATGCTGAGATTCTCCGCGCACGCGCGGCGTATTGGGCACTGGTTACGCGGATGGATGTGATGATTGGACAGATATTGACGGCACTCCGAGAAAATGGTTTAGACGAGAACACACTCATCCTTTATAGTTCGGATCACGGTGAACAGGTCGGTGAACATGGGCTTTGGTGGAAACAGACGTTCTATGAGCATTCGGTGAAGGTGCCTGCGATTTTATCGTGGCGTGGCACGTTGCCAGAAGGTGTGCGGTGTAATCGCGTCGTGAGTGCGTTGGATTTGAATGCGACGATGCTCGATGCACTCGGTGCCCCGGCTTTGCCACATTCTCGCGGACGGAGTACACTGCCGCTGCTCCGCGATGAAGATGTGCAGTGGGAAGACACCGCTTTCTCAGAGTATTGTACCGATGATGGCTGCTATCATCGTATGGTTCGCGATGGCGAGTGGAAGTTGAACTACTATCACGGGCAACCGCCGCAGCTTTTCAACTTGAAGGAGGATCCGAACGAATTACATGACCGTGCAGCGGATCCAGAGTGCCGAGACATCTTGGCGGAATTGACACAGAAAGTATTAGACGGCTGGGACCCAGAGCAGGTCGCAGCACAGATGGCAGCGAAGCGTGCAGACACACAGCTCCTCGGTAGATGGGGACGGAACACACAACCGGCAGACCAGTACCGTTGGAATTTGTTACCAGAGATGGATTATTTGGATTAA
- a CDS encoding Gfo/Idh/MocA family oxidoreductase: MKLAVLSYSHHGRSMARTAKELEHEIVAVMDSEPKPRQQLIDDFQCPGFETAAECLDTSKPDAVLVAGKHIEMGEHVQACVDRRIPYLLDKPFADCADRLRPAAEASEKHGVFSALVLPNRASRIVSVVKEMVADGSLGELTLYNSRLNNGPPSRYDPTPSYWHNNPSISGGGCWAVEAAHGIDTFLQFVGDEPITVVGAVMSNAMYSRGVEDSGIGVLRTESGITGIIESGYNYPSGTRGGDHFFRFIGTKASVFEQYGRNGEPLIEVHTTEGVQFSEDISHGARIQGIMGKAFDAIRNDDTFEPTVADAVKILEIQDAVYAHARQGVATHGPHPMG; encoded by the coding sequence ATGAAATTAGCAGTACTTTCCTATAGCCACCACGGACGCAGCATGGCACGCACCGCGAAAGAACTCGAACACGAGATTGTCGCGGTTATGGACAGCGAACCCAAACCTCGACAACAGTTAATCGACGATTTTCAATGTCCCGGATTCGAGACAGCAGCCGAGTGCCTCGACACAAGCAAACCGGACGCTGTGCTTGTCGCTGGTAAACACATTGAAATGGGGGAGCATGTACAGGCATGCGTAGATCGACGTATCCCCTACCTCTTAGACAAACCATTCGCAGATTGTGCCGATAGGCTCCGTCCTGCTGCTGAGGCATCCGAAAAACACGGTGTATTCAGCGCGCTTGTGCTACCGAACCGGGCAAGCCGAATCGTGAGTGTCGTCAAAGAGATGGTCGCTGATGGCAGCTTGGGAGAACTGACGTTATATAACAGCAGACTCAATAACGGTCCCCCATCCCGTTACGATCCGACACCCTCTTATTGGCACAACAATCCGAGCATATCCGGCGGCGGATGTTGGGCAGTTGAGGCAGCACACGGTATTGATACATTCCTCCAGTTCGTCGGCGACGAACCAATTACAGTCGTCGGTGCGGTTATGTCTAACGCCATGTACAGTCGAGGTGTCGAGGATAGCGGTATCGGCGTACTACGCACGGAGAGCGGGATCACCGGTATTATTGAATCCGGTTATAACTACCCGTCCGGCACACGCGGTGGCGATCATTTTTTTAGATTCATAGGAACGAAGGCATCCGTATTTGAGCAATATGGTCGCAACGGTGAACCCTTGATTGAAGTGCATACAACAGAAGGCGTGCAGTTCAGCGAAGACATCTCACACGGCGCAAGGATTCAGGGGATAATGGGCAAAGCATTTGACGCAATCCGCAACGACGACACCTTCGAGCCGACAGTTGCCGATGCAGTAAAGATTCTTGAAATTCAGGATGCCGTCTACGCACATGCCCGACAAGGCGTGGCAACACATGGACCGCATCCAATGGGTTAA
- a CDS encoding type II toxin-antitoxin system HicB family antitoxin, protein MKFNAVFKKVPEGYIGFVEELPGANTQGKTLEETRANLREAIELTLAANRALAEEDIAELQDVIREPISVRL, encoded by the coding sequence ATGAAATTTAACGCAGTTTTCAAAAAAGTTCCAGAGGGTTACATCGGATTTGTCGAAGAATTGCCCGGTGCGAATACACAAGGTAAAACGCTTGAAGAAACGAGGGCAAATCTCCGAGAGGCAATTGAACTGACGCTTGCGGCGAATCGCGCCCTTGCTGAAGAAGATATCGCGGAGTTACAAGATGTCATTCGTGAACCTATTTCTGTGCGGTTATGA
- a CDS encoding phytanoyl-CoA dioxygenase family protein, which translates to MANSPILKGARFSEEKTAEIAEQFFRDGFVHIPGVLTDGEVSAIREKTDELFADPELMARTNPDLADVRYIQMGAHAESKESLPFVLRNTIELDPIFRDMLLREPILSLAEAIVGENCKFCGQNVLRNLPGLSIDTWHVDGSVHFPVTEEMPRHDPRLRMPVMWFTVQMALNDIDTIEEGPTQYVPGSHYSGRHPNDQENPEFEGNKPVSIFCKAGDIYLQDPQCWHRGAPNLSNKTRYIIQSQYAAYWAYWRFSLCNGVPVPEEVIKNADDRLMSLLGRPRVSGVN; encoded by the coding sequence ATGGCGAACAGTCCGATACTTAAAGGTGCGCGTTTTAGTGAAGAGAAAACCGCGGAGATTGCCGAGCAATTCTTCCGTGATGGGTTTGTGCATATTCCGGGAGTGCTGACAGATGGGGAGGTGAGCGCGATACGGGAGAAGACGGACGAACTTTTTGCGGACCCGGAACTTATGGCGCGAACGAATCCAGACCTTGCGGATGTTAGGTATATCCAGATGGGTGCGCACGCTGAATCCAAGGAATCACTCCCCTTCGTTTTACGGAATACGATTGAATTGGATCCGATCTTCCGGGATATGCTCCTCCGTGAACCGATTCTGAGTCTGGCGGAGGCGATTGTCGGTGAGAACTGCAAGTTTTGTGGGCAGAATGTGCTTCGGAACCTCCCTGGACTCTCGATTGACACGTGGCATGTGGACGGTTCTGTGCATTTTCCTGTCACCGAGGAGATGCCACGCCACGACCCACGCCTACGGATGCCTGTGATGTGGTTTACTGTCCAGATGGCGTTGAACGATATTGATACCATAGAAGAGGGACCGACGCAGTATGTTCCCGGGAGCCACTACTCCGGTAGGCATCCGAACGACCAAGAAAATCCTGAATTTGAAGGCAACAAACCCGTCTCTATTTTCTGTAAGGCAGGCGATATTTACTTACAGGATCCGCAGTGTTGGCACCGCGGTGCGCCGAACTTGTCTAACAAGACGCGCTATATTATACAATCGCAGTATGCGGCGTATTGGGCGTATTGGCGGTTTAGTCTTTGTAACGGGGTGCCTGTGCCTGAAGAGGTAATCAAAAATGCGGATGATCGGTTGATGAGCCTTTTGGGACGGCCGCGTGTGAGTGGTGTGAATTAG